One Mycolicibacterium pulveris genomic region harbors:
- a CDS encoding ABC transporter permease: MTRYLARRLLNYAVLLVLASFLTFGLASVAFNPLENLLQRNPRPPQAVIENKRLELNLDKPIPVRYVHWASGAIRGDFGTTIGGQPVTEELWRRIGVSLRLVVIGSVFGAAIGVVAGAWSAIRQYRMSDRVITLLSFLLISTPTFVLAPLLMLSAERINSLLGFQLFEYIGETSPNPVVGTWNQILDRLQHLVLPSVTLALTAIAGYSRYQRNAMLDVLGQDFIRTARAKGLTRQRALFKHGLRTALIPMATLFAYSVAGLFTGAVFVEMIFGWHGIGEWFVHGVNTQDTNITVAITVFAGIIVLVAGVLSDVILAALDPRVRVR, from the coding sequence ATGACGCGGTATCTGGCCCGCCGGCTGCTCAACTACGCCGTGCTGCTGGTCCTGGCGTCGTTCCTGACGTTCGGCCTGGCCTCCGTCGCCTTCAACCCGCTGGAGAACCTGCTGCAACGCAACCCACGGCCGCCGCAGGCCGTGATCGAGAACAAGCGGCTGGAGCTGAACCTGGACAAGCCCATCCCCGTGCGTTATGTGCACTGGGCGTCCGGGGCGATCCGGGGGGATTTCGGCACCACCATCGGCGGACAACCGGTGACGGAGGAACTGTGGCGGCGGATCGGAGTCAGCCTGCGGCTGGTGGTCATCGGTTCGGTCTTCGGTGCGGCGATCGGCGTCGTCGCGGGCGCCTGGAGCGCGATCAGACAGTACCGGATGAGCGACCGGGTGATCACGCTGCTGTCGTTTCTGTTGATCAGCACGCCGACGTTCGTGTTGGCGCCGCTGTTGATGCTCTCGGCGGAGCGGATCAACAGCCTGCTGGGATTTCAGCTGTTCGAGTACATCGGCGAGACGTCGCCCAACCCGGTCGTCGGCACCTGGAACCAGATTCTGGACCGGTTGCAGCATCTGGTGCTGCCCTCGGTCACGTTGGCGCTCACCGCAATCGCCGGCTACAGCCGCTACCAACGCAACGCCATGCTCGACGTGCTGGGTCAGGATTTCATCCGCACCGCACGCGCCAAGGGCCTGACCCGGCAGCGCGCGCTGTTCAAGCACGGGCTGCGCACCGCGCTGATCCCGATGGCCACCCTGTTCGCCTACAGCGTCGCCGGGCTGTTCACCGGGGCGGTGTTCGTCGAGATGATCTTCGGCTGGCACGGCATCGGTGAATGGTTCGTGCACGGCGTCAACACCCAGGACACCAACATCACCGTCGCGATCACGGTGTTCGCCGGGATCATCGTTCTGGTGGCCGGGGTGCTGTCCGACGTCATCCTGGCCGCCCTCGATCCGAGGGTGCGGGTGAGATGA
- a CDS encoding response regulator transcription factor codes for MRRADGKPIHVLVVDDEPVLAELMSMALRYEGWEIATAGDGASAIASARQTPPDVVVLDVMLPDMSGLDVLQKLRAQNPRLPLLLLTAKDSVEDRIAGLTAGGDDYVTKPFSVEEVVLRLRALLRRTGVASETGGAKLVVGDLVLDEDSHEVTRGGELISLTATEFELLRFLMRNAKRVLSKAQILDRVWSYDFGGRSNIVELYISYLRKKIDSGRDPMIHTVRGAGYVLKPAR; via the coding sequence ATGCGCCGCGCCGACGGGAAGCCCATTCACGTGCTGGTGGTCGACGACGAGCCGGTGCTGGCCGAATTGATGTCGATGGCCCTGCGCTACGAGGGCTGGGAGATCGCGACCGCCGGTGACGGTGCCAGCGCGATCGCCTCCGCGCGTCAGACGCCGCCCGACGTGGTGGTCCTCGACGTGATGCTGCCCGACATGAGCGGTCTCGACGTCCTGCAGAAGCTGCGTGCACAAAACCCCCGGCTGCCGCTGCTGTTGCTGACCGCGAAGGACTCGGTCGAAGACCGCATCGCCGGACTGACCGCCGGCGGTGACGACTACGTGACCAAGCCGTTCAGCGTCGAAGAGGTGGTGCTGCGGCTGCGGGCGCTGCTGCGTCGCACCGGGGTGGCCAGTGAAACCGGCGGCGCCAAGCTCGTCGTCGGCGATCTGGTGCTCGACGAAGACAGCCATGAGGTGACCCGCGGCGGCGAACTGATCTCGTTGACCGCCACGGAGTTCGAGCTGCTGCGCTTTCTGATGCGCAACGCCAAACGGGTGCTGTCCAAAGCGCAGATCCTCGACCGTGTGTGGAGCTATGACTTCGGCGGACGGTCCAACATCGTCGAACTGTACATCTCGTATCTGCGCAAGAAGATCGACAGCGGGCGGGACCCGATGATCCACACCGTGCGCGGTGCCGGGTATGTCCTCAAACCCGCGCGGTGA
- a CDS encoding sensor histidine kinase: MSSNPRGDRRLMRLRSPRTWSLRSRLLAAQITLLALVCAGIGVGTVVALQHFLTNQLDDRLTETVNRSVGLFDLGPPPMPPRGYEHQPGVGHRPMLPPGFEPRPPRRVIIRDDPGPGPAFLNAPGQAARTVGAVVSHGGTVDAGVITADGTRAEVSTAATEQLSGVEPTGTPVTVYLDGLDKYRVIALPALRTPGDVIVAGLPASDVDDTLLTVAVIFGVVGATALIAATTAGIIIIRRQLAPLTRVSEAARQVADLELERGEVRLPTPIVKVDPDSAHTEVGQLGEALNRMLDRIASALSARHASETRVRQFVADASHELRTPLAAIRGYTELAQRKRGDVPDDVAHAMSRVESEADRMTHLVEDMLLLARLDTGRPLEREQVDLSRLILDTVSDAHIAGPDHHWSLDLPEEPVMVVGDEARLHQVLGNLLANARIHTPPGTRVTTSLTVGDAVVLTVADDGPGIPAWLQPEIFERFARGDSSRSRRGGSTGLGLAIVAAVVRAHGGTIEVDGVPGGTRFMVTLPR, encoded by the coding sequence ATGTCCTCAAACCCGCGCGGTGACCGGCGGTTGATGCGGCTTCGTTCGCCGCGGACGTGGTCGCTGAGGTCCCGGCTGCTGGCCGCCCAGATTACGCTGCTGGCATTGGTGTGTGCGGGTATCGGGGTGGGTACAGTCGTTGCGCTGCAGCACTTTCTGACCAACCAGCTCGACGACCGGCTGACGGAGACGGTCAACCGTTCGGTCGGGCTGTTCGATCTCGGCCCACCGCCGATGCCGCCGCGGGGTTACGAGCACCAACCCGGCGTCGGCCACCGCCCCATGCTGCCACCGGGATTCGAACCCCGCCCCCCGCGCCGCGTGATCATCCGCGATGACCCTGGCCCAGGGCCGGCGTTCCTCAATGCGCCGGGCCAGGCGGCCCGCACGGTGGGCGCGGTGGTGTCACACGGCGGCACGGTCGACGCGGGGGTGATCACCGCCGACGGCACCCGCGCCGAAGTCAGCACGGCCGCAACCGAGCAACTGTCGGGCGTCGAGCCGACCGGCACGCCTGTCACCGTCTATCTCGACGGACTCGACAAGTACCGGGTGATCGCGCTGCCCGCACTCCGGACACCGGGCGACGTGATCGTGGCCGGACTGCCCGCCTCCGACGTCGACGACACGCTGCTCACCGTCGCGGTCATCTTCGGTGTGGTGGGTGCGACGGCGCTGATTGCGGCGACGACAGCGGGGATCATCATCATCCGTCGTCAACTCGCTCCGCTGACAAGGGTTTCCGAGGCTGCCCGACAGGTCGCCGACCTCGAATTGGAGCGCGGCGAGGTGCGATTGCCGACCCCGATCGTCAAGGTCGACCCGGACAGCGCCCACACCGAGGTGGGACAGCTGGGCGAGGCTCTGAACCGGATGCTCGACCGGATCGCGTCCGCGTTATCTGCGCGGCATGCCAGCGAGACTCGGGTGCGCCAGTTCGTCGCCGACGCCAGTCACGAGCTTCGCACCCCACTGGCCGCCATCCGCGGCTACACCGAGCTGGCGCAACGTAAACGGGGTGACGTGCCCGACGACGTGGCGCACGCGATGAGCCGGGTGGAGTCCGAGGCGGACCGGATGACACATCTGGTCGAGGACATGCTGCTGCTGGCCCGGCTCGACACCGGCCGGCCGCTGGAGCGCGAGCAGGTGGACCTGTCACGGCTGATCCTCGACACCGTGAGCGACGCCCACATCGCCGGTCCTGACCACCACTGGTCGCTGGACCTGCCTGAGGAGCCGGTGATGGTCGTCGGCGACGAGGCACGGCTGCATCAGGTCCTCGGCAATCTGCTCGCCAACGCACGCATCCACACCCCACCGGGCACGAGGGTGACGACGTCGCTGACCGTTGGTGACGCGGTGGTGCTGACGGTCGCCGACGACGGCCCCGGCATCCCCGCGTGGTTGCAGCCGGAGATCTTCGAGCGGTTCGCCCGCGGGGATTCGTCGCGGTCGCGTCGCGGCGGCAGCACGGGCCTCGGTCTGGCGATCGTCGCCGCCGTCGTGCGCGCCCACGGCGGAACCATTGAGGTCGACGGTGTCCCCGGCGGCACCCGATTCATGGTCACCCTCCCGCGATGA
- a CDS encoding bifunctional glycosyltransferase family 2/GtrA family protein, whose protein sequence is MTELVLEREKCGRMHFQSRPNAAVAARAAGVPVLDVVIPVYNEQADLAASVRRLHRHLQEDFPFQARITIADNASDDDSPRVCAELAAELSAVRVVRLEQKGRGRALHTVWSTSDAQVLAYMDVDLSTDLNALAPLVAPLISGHSDLAIGTRLGRGARVVRGAKREIISRCYNLLLKSTLAAGFSDAQCGFKAIRADVARRLLPHVTDTGWFFDTELLVLAERSGLRIHEVPVDWVDDPDSRVDILATAAADLRGIGRLLGGFANGSIPVHTIAAQLGAVGEPPRSLFRQVVRFGSVGVVSTAAYVVLFLLLQGWCGAQLANLIALLVTAIGNTAANRRFTFGIGGLRRMTRHQVEGLIVFAIALAISSSSLAVLHGVVPEPHDLIELAVLVSANLVATLVRFVLLRGWVFHPHRTR, encoded by the coding sequence ATGACCGAACTCGTCCTCGAACGGGAGAAATGCGGGCGGATGCACTTCCAATCCCGGCCCAACGCGGCGGTGGCGGCCCGCGCGGCCGGCGTACCCGTGCTCGACGTGGTGATCCCGGTGTACAACGAGCAGGCCGATCTGGCCGCCTCGGTGCGCCGGTTACATCGCCATTTGCAGGAGGATTTCCCGTTCCAGGCGCGCATCACGATCGCCGACAACGCCAGCGACGACGACTCCCCGCGGGTGTGCGCTGAGCTGGCGGCCGAGCTCAGCGCCGTGCGGGTGGTGCGGCTCGAGCAGAAGGGCCGCGGCCGCGCGCTTCACACGGTGTGGTCGACGTCGGACGCGCAGGTGCTCGCCTACATGGATGTCGACCTGTCGACCGATCTGAACGCGCTCGCGCCGTTGGTGGCGCCGCTGATTTCCGGCCACTCCGACCTCGCGATCGGCACCCGGCTGGGACGCGGCGCCCGGGTCGTGCGCGGCGCCAAGCGGGAGATCATCTCGCGCTGCTACAACCTGCTCCTGAAATCAACTCTGGCGGCCGGGTTCTCGGATGCGCAGTGCGGGTTCAAGGCGATCCGCGCCGATGTCGCGCGGCGACTGTTGCCGCACGTGACCGACACCGGCTGGTTCTTCGACACCGAACTGCTGGTGCTCGCCGAACGCAGTGGGCTACGTATCCACGAGGTGCCGGTCGACTGGGTGGACGATCCGGACAGTCGCGTCGACATCCTGGCCACTGCGGCCGCCGACCTCCGCGGGATCGGCCGGCTGCTGGGCGGGTTCGCCAATGGCTCGATCCCGGTGCATACCATCGCCGCCCAGCTCGGCGCGGTCGGCGAGCCTCCGCGCTCATTGTTCCGCCAGGTCGTGCGATTCGGGTCCGTCGGCGTCGTCTCCACCGCGGCCTACGTCGTACTGTTCCTGCTCCTGCAGGGCTGGTGCGGTGCCCAGCTGGCCAACCTGATCGCGCTGCTTGTCACCGCGATCGGCAACACCGCCGCCAACCGGCGGTTCACCTTCGGGATCGGCGGCCTGCGACGGATGACTCGCCACCAGGTCGAAGGCCTGATCGTGTTCGCAATCGCCCTCGCCATCAGCAGCTCCTCGCTCGCAGTTCTGCACGGTGTCGTCCCCGAACCGCATGATCTGATCGAGCTGGCCGTGCTCGTTTCAGCCAACCTGGTGGCGACGCTGGTCCGGTTCGTACTGTTGCGCGGCTGGGTGTTCCATCCGCACCGGACCCGTTGA
- a CDS encoding glycosyltransferase family 39 protein — protein MTLTAGARAAVCDTRTEPARWVRPAVAVLLAATAVLYLWGLGLSGWANDYYAAAAQAGTQDWKAWLFGSLDAGNAITVDKPPAALWLMALSGRLFGFSAFTMLLPQALMGVGSVAVLYGAVRRVSGPAAGLIAGTVLALTPVAALMFRFNNPDALLTLLMVVAAYCVVRATETASTRWMALAGCALGFAFLTKMLQAFLVVPGLGLAFLVAAPVGVWQRLGKLTVGAVAMVVSAGWYVLLVELWPAGSRPYIGGSTDNSLLQLALGYNGIERLAGGGGPGRGGPPPGGPGDRHNLFFGGEPGIGRMFGESMGTQVSWLLPAALIGLAAGLWFTRRAPRTSLVRAALLMWGGWLVVTAAVFSFMDGIIHPYYTVALVPAIAALVGISVRELWRRREVLAPRAVLAAMSAATGMWAVILLARTPDWWPALRWVVLVGSIAVASILVFGACRLRRVGVVVICAAMLFGLLATAAYTVETTAATHGGPLAVAGPRSADGFGGPPPQGPPGPPSGQRDNPALERLVADTDTRWAAATVGSMEASGLELSTRASVMAIGGFSGQDNSPTLEQFQAYVADGQVRYFIAGGHGGPPGRGSSTAEEITAWVQQNFTPIDVGGTTVYDLARPPA, from the coding sequence ATGACACTGACCGCCGGCGCGCGGGCCGCCGTCTGCGACACGCGAACTGAACCCGCCCGTTGGGTACGCCCGGCAGTGGCCGTCCTGCTCGCGGCGACCGCGGTGCTGTACCTGTGGGGTCTCGGCTTGTCCGGCTGGGCCAACGACTACTACGCCGCCGCTGCCCAGGCCGGTACCCAGGACTGGAAGGCCTGGCTGTTCGGCTCACTGGACGCTGGAAACGCGATCACCGTCGACAAACCGCCAGCTGCCCTGTGGCTGATGGCGTTGTCCGGCAGGCTGTTCGGGTTCAGCGCGTTCACGATGCTGCTGCCGCAGGCGCTGATGGGTGTCGGGTCCGTCGCGGTGCTGTACGGTGCGGTCCGCCGGGTCAGCGGTCCGGCCGCGGGCCTCATCGCCGGTACCGTGCTGGCCCTCACGCCCGTAGCGGCGCTGATGTTCCGCTTCAACAACCCCGACGCGCTGCTGACGCTGCTGATGGTGGTGGCGGCGTACTGCGTCGTGCGAGCTACGGAGACCGCGAGCACCCGCTGGATGGCGCTGGCGGGCTGCGCACTCGGGTTCGCGTTCCTGACGAAGATGCTGCAGGCGTTCCTGGTGGTGCCCGGCCTCGGGCTGGCGTTCCTGGTCGCCGCGCCTGTCGGGGTGTGGCAGCGCCTCGGCAAGCTGACGGTCGGCGCGGTCGCCATGGTTGTGTCGGCCGGGTGGTACGTCCTGCTGGTCGAGCTGTGGCCGGCCGGCTCCCGGCCGTACATCGGCGGCTCCACCGACAACAGCCTGCTACAACTTGCACTGGGCTACAACGGGATCGAACGCCTCGCCGGGGGCGGGGGACCGGGGCGCGGCGGGCCGCCGCCCGGTGGGCCCGGCGACAGGCACAACCTGTTCTTCGGCGGCGAGCCCGGCATCGGCCGGATGTTCGGCGAGTCCATGGGCACACAGGTGTCGTGGCTTCTGCCCGCCGCGCTGATCGGGTTGGCGGCCGGACTGTGGTTCACCCGCCGCGCCCCCCGCACATCGCTCGTGCGCGCCGCACTGCTGATGTGGGGCGGCTGGCTGGTCGTCACCGCCGCGGTGTTCAGCTTCATGGACGGCATCATCCACCCCTACTACACCGTTGCGCTGGTGCCGGCGATCGCCGCACTCGTCGGTATCTCGGTGCGCGAATTATGGCGGCGCAGAGAGGTTCTGGCGCCGCGTGCAGTCCTCGCCGCGATGTCGGCGGCGACGGGTATGTGGGCGGTGATCCTGCTGGCCCGCACCCCCGACTGGTGGCCTGCGTTGCGTTGGGTCGTCTTGGTGGGATCGATAGCGGTGGCGTCGATCCTGGTGTTCGGGGCATGTCGGCTCCGGCGTGTCGGTGTCGTCGTGATCTGTGCTGCAATGCTTTTCGGGCTGCTGGCAACGGCGGCGTACACAGTGGAGACGACGGCCGCAACCCACGGTGGCCCGCTGGCCGTCGCCGGCCCCCGCTCCGCGGACGGCTTCGGTGGCCCCCCACCGCAGGGCCCACCCGGCCCGCCCTCCGGTCAACGCGACAACCCCGCCCTGGAACGCCTTGTGGCGGACACCGACACCCGATGGGCGGCCGCAACGGTCGGCTCGATGGAGGCCAGCGGCCTCGAACTCAGCACCCGAGCCTCGGTGATGGCAATCGGCGGCTTCTCCGGGCAGGACAACTCGCCCACCTTGGAGCAGTTTCAGGCCTACGTCGCTGACGGCCAGGTGCGCTACTTCATCGCTGGTGGCCACGGCGGCCCACCGGGGCGGGGCTCGAGCACCGCCGAGGAGATCACGGCGTGGGTGCAGCAGAACTTCACCCCGATTGATGTCGGCGGGACCACTGTTTACGACCTCGCCCGACCACCTGCGTGA
- a CDS encoding beta-class carbonic anhydrase has protein sequence MSVTDEYLKNNEKYASTFRGPLPMPPSKHVAIVACMDARLDIYGMLGISDGEAHVIRNAGGVITADEIRSLAISQRLLGTKEIMLIHHTDCGMRTFKDEEFQKAIYEETGIKPDWVPEAFSDPAEDVRQSIRRIETSPFVTKHESLRGFVFDNDTGKLTEVTR, from the coding sequence ATGTCCGTAACCGACGAGTATCTGAAGAACAACGAGAAGTACGCGAGCACATTTCGCGGCCCGTTGCCTATGCCGCCCAGCAAGCACGTGGCGATCGTTGCCTGTATGGATGCTCGCCTGGACATCTACGGGATGCTCGGTATCAGCGACGGGGAGGCCCACGTCATTCGCAATGCGGGCGGAGTGATCACCGCCGACGAGATCCGCTCCCTTGCGATCAGCCAGCGCCTGCTCGGTACCAAGGAGATCATGCTGATCCACCACACCGATTGCGGGATGCGGACGTTCAAAGACGAAGAGTTCCAGAAGGCGATCTACGAAGAGACCGGCATCAAGCCGGACTGGGTGCCTGAGGCGTTCTCCGACCCCGCAGAGGATGTCCGGCAGTCCATCCGCCGGATCGAGACCAGCCCGTTTGTCACCAAGCACGAGTCGCTGCGCGGCTTCGTGTTCGACAACGACACCGGCAAGCTCACCGAGGTCACCCGCTAG
- a CDS encoding PaaI family thioesterase has product MMAQFLPQSPFVAKLGIAVEVLDAEQVRLRLPWDPANVTIGDMVHGGAVAALADVAVMAAAWAQADMPDSLRGVTTSMSVHFLAPARATDLVAIGRVLRRGRTLVNCDVDVVRPEGAAVAKAIATYKIG; this is encoded by the coding sequence GTGATGGCGCAGTTCCTCCCCCAGTCCCCGTTCGTCGCCAAACTTGGCATCGCGGTCGAGGTGCTCGACGCCGAGCAGGTCCGACTGCGTCTACCGTGGGACCCGGCCAACGTCACGATCGGCGACATGGTGCACGGCGGCGCGGTCGCGGCGCTGGCCGACGTCGCGGTGATGGCGGCCGCGTGGGCGCAGGCCGACATGCCCGACTCACTGCGTGGGGTGACGACATCGATGTCGGTGCACTTTCTGGCACCGGCACGCGCCACCGATCTGGTCGCCATCGGACGTGTGCTGCGCCGCGGCCGGACGTTGGTCAACTGCGACGTCGACGTCGTCAGACCCGAGGGTGCCGCCGTCGCGAAGGCGATCGCGACGTACAAGATCGGCTAG
- the cysD gene encoding sulfate adenylyltransferase subunit CysD, translating to MTVVEHVSTSRYELSHLRALEAEAIHIFREVAAEFERPVLLFSGGKDSIVMLHLALKAFSPGRLPFPVMHVDTGHNFDEVLQTRDELVAEHGVRLVVAKVQDDIDAGRVAESFPSRNPIQTVTLLRAIRENKFDAAFGGARRDEEKARAKERVFSFRDEFGQWDPKAQRPELWNLYNGRHHKGEHIRVFPLSNWTEFDIWSYIGAENIKLPSIYYAHRRKVFKRDGMLLAVHRYMQPRDGEEVVEKTVRFRTVGDVTCTGCVESVAATVSEVIAETAVSRLTERGATRADDRISEAGMEDRKREGYF from the coding sequence ATGACTGTCGTCGAGCACGTCAGCACGAGCCGATACGAGCTCAGCCACCTGAGGGCCCTGGAAGCCGAGGCCATCCACATCTTCCGGGAGGTGGCCGCGGAGTTCGAACGGCCGGTGCTGCTGTTCTCCGGTGGCAAGGACTCAATCGTGATGCTGCACCTGGCGCTGAAGGCGTTCAGTCCCGGCCGGCTGCCGTTTCCGGTCATGCACGTGGACACCGGCCACAACTTCGACGAGGTGCTGCAGACCCGCGACGAACTCGTCGCCGAACACGGGGTGCGGCTGGTCGTCGCCAAGGTGCAGGACGACATCGACGCCGGCCGCGTGGCCGAGTCCTTCCCGTCGCGCAACCCCATCCAGACCGTCACGCTGCTGCGCGCGATCCGGGAGAACAAGTTCGACGCCGCGTTCGGCGGCGCCCGCCGCGACGAGGAGAAGGCGCGCGCCAAGGAGCGGGTGTTCAGCTTCCGCGACGAGTTCGGTCAGTGGGATCCCAAGGCGCAGCGGCCCGAACTGTGGAACCTCTACAACGGCCGTCACCACAAGGGCGAGCACATCCGGGTGTTCCCGCTGTCGAACTGGACCGAGTTCGACATCTGGTCCTACATCGGCGCGGAGAACATCAAGTTGCCGTCGATCTATTACGCGCACCGCCGCAAGGTGTTCAAGCGCGACGGGATGCTGCTGGCGGTGCACAGATACATGCAACCCCGGGACGGCGAGGAGGTCGTCGAGAAGACCGTGCGGTTCCGCACCGTCGGCGACGTCACCTGCACCGGTTGCGTGGAATCCGTTGCGGCGACGGTGTCGGAGGTGATCGCGGAGACGGCGGTGTCCCGGCTCACCGAGCGCGGCGCGACGCGCGCGGACGACCGCATCTCCGAAGCCGGCATGGAGGACCGCAAGCGAGAGGGCTACTTCTGA
- the cysN gene encoding sulfate adenylyltransferase subunit CysN, with translation MTSTDARIAEATVALPSATLLRIATAGSVDDGKSTLIGRLLFDSKAVMEDQLASVERTSKERGHDYTDLALVTDGLRAEREQGITIDVAYRYFATPKRKFIIADTPGHIQYTRNMVTGTSTAQLAIVLVDARHGLLEQSRRHAFLASLLGIRHIVLAVNKMDLIGWDREKFDKIREDFHEFAARLDVQDVTTIPLSALHGDNVVTKSANSPWYEGPSLLTHLEEVYIAGDRNLVDVRFPVQYVIRPHTLEHQDHRSYAGTVASGVMKVGDEVVVLPSGKSSRIAAIEGPGGPIEEAFPPMAVSVSLADDLDISRGDLIARPNNQPRVAQEFDATVCWMADQSSLEPGRDYVIKHTTRTTRVKVTALDYRLDVNTLHRDKSATALKLNELGRISLRSHVPLLLDEYSRNATTGSFILIDPVTNGTVAAGMVLPHVGTRSSSPNTVRHESLCTASDRLTTGRTVWFTGLSGSGKSSIAMRVEQKLLEKGIPAYVLDGDNLRHGLNADLGFSMADRAENQRRLAHVAAILAESGQVVLVPAISPLEEHRALARRVTNEAGLEFFEVFCDTPLEDCERRDPKGLYAKARAGEITHFTGIDSPYQRPKNPDLRLTPDQSVDEHADMVIELLEGRR, from the coding sequence ATGACGAGCACCGACGCGCGGATCGCCGAGGCCACCGTTGCGCTACCGTCTGCCACCCTGCTGCGGATCGCCACGGCCGGATCCGTCGACGACGGCAAGTCCACGTTGATCGGGCGGCTGCTGTTCGACTCCAAGGCCGTCATGGAAGACCAATTGGCCTCCGTCGAACGGACTTCCAAGGAACGCGGACACGACTACACCGACCTCGCGCTGGTCACCGACGGCCTGCGCGCCGAGCGGGAGCAGGGCATCACGATCGACGTCGCGTACCGCTACTTCGCGACACCCAAGCGCAAGTTCATCATCGCCGACACCCCGGGCCACATCCAGTACACCCGCAACATGGTCACCGGGACGTCGACGGCGCAGCTGGCGATCGTGTTGGTCGACGCCCGCCACGGCCTGCTCGAGCAGTCCCGTCGCCACGCGTTCCTGGCGTCGCTGCTGGGTATCCGCCACATCGTGCTGGCGGTGAACAAGATGGACCTGATCGGTTGGGACAGAGAGAAATTCGACAAGATCCGGGAGGATTTTCACGAGTTCGCCGCCCGGTTGGACGTCCAGGACGTGACGACGATCCCGCTGTCGGCGTTGCACGGCGACAATGTCGTCACCAAGTCCGCGAACTCGCCGTGGTACGAGGGCCCGTCGCTGTTGACGCACCTGGAAGAGGTGTACATCGCCGGTGACCGCAACCTCGTCGACGTGCGCTTCCCGGTGCAGTATGTGATCCGTCCGCACACCCTCGAGCATCAGGACCACCGCAGCTACGCGGGCACCGTGGCCAGCGGGGTGATGAAGGTGGGCGACGAGGTGGTGGTGCTGCCGTCGGGTAAGTCGTCGCGCATCGCGGCGATCGAGGGTCCCGGCGGGCCGATCGAGGAAGCGTTTCCGCCGATGGCCGTTTCGGTCAGCCTCGCCGACGACCTCGACATCTCGCGCGGTGATCTGATTGCCCGGCCGAACAACCAGCCGAGGGTGGCACAGGAATTCGACGCCACCGTGTGCTGGATGGCCGACCAGTCGTCGCTGGAGCCGGGCCGCGACTACGTGATCAAGCACACCACCCGCACCACGCGGGTCAAGGTGACCGCGCTGGACTATCGCCTCGATGTCAACACGCTGCATCGGGACAAGTCCGCGACCGCGCTGAAACTCAATGAGCTGGGCCGCATCTCACTGCGCAGCCATGTGCCGCTGCTGCTCGACGAATACAGCCGCAATGCGACCACCGGATCGTTCATCCTGATCGACCCGGTCACCAACGGCACCGTCGCGGCGGGCATGGTGCTGCCGCACGTCGGAACGCGCAGCTCCAGCCCCAACACGGTGCGCCACGAATCGCTGTGCACCGCGTCCGACCGCCTCACCACGGGGCGCACCGTGTGGTTCACCGGGTTGTCGGGTTCGGGGAAGTCGTCGATCGCCATGCGTGTCGAGCAGAAGCTGCTCGAGAAGGGCATCCCGGCATACGTTCTCGACGGCGACAACCTGCGTCACGGCCTCAACGCCGATCTCGGGTTCTCGATGGCCGACCGCGCCGAGAACCAGCGCAGGCTGGCCCACGTCGCGGCGATCCTCGCCGAGTCCGGGCAGGTGGTGCTGGTGCCGGCGATCAGCCCGCTGGAGGAGCACCGTGCGCTGGCCCGGCGGGTGACCAACGAGGCGGGGCTGGAGTTCTTCGAGGTGTTCTGCGACACCCCGCTCGAGGACTGCGAGCGGCGCGACCCGAAGGGCCTGTACGCCAAGGCCCGCGCCGGAGAGATCACGCACTTCACCGGAATCGACAGCCCGTACCAGCGCCCGAAGAACCCCGACCTGCGGCTCACCCCCGACCAGAGCGTCGACGAGCACGCGGACATGGTGATCGAGCTCCTGGAAGGCAGGCGATGA